The Juglans regia cultivar Chandler chromosome 16, Walnut 2.0, whole genome shotgun sequence nucleotide sequence TCTGTGTCTCCGCGTATCGCTCTTTTCTCCGTTATCTCAAAGCCTAACTGACTGGTACTTCCATCTCtatctctttttctctcctcttctttttagaaagctgcttttttttttgtttttttgttgaatttttagcAGTCTCCGTCTTCATAGGAAGAATAGAAAACTTCCAATACCATAAGTGGGTTCTATTTCCACTTCAATTAAGGTACTGTATGTGATAATGAAACCCCTTCCCCAATGCATAAAAACATTTATTCTTGTCAATCCCACAAACGAATTTTAAGAATAAGATTAGTTGATTGAACGAGAGGAATATGTCCGGGGATCAACTGGTGCTGTAGCGTAAAGGaatcacttttcttttcttttttttttttggggaaagAACTGTTCAAGAAAACCAGAATATGATAAGTAAAAAGCAGCGGAAATATATTCGTCATGTCTGTTTGAAGGCCACTTTGGCGTGAAAAGCTACGGTTTACATATCAGCCCATTTCACTTAACTGTAATCGGAATTTCCTTAccagtattttaaaaaaattttaggatTGTGGGTTAAAGGCAACAACAAACAACTTCTCCTTCCCTCGTATATCGATTTCCTTGCCTACAATTTTCTACGTTTGTTGGTTGACATGATATTGAACTGTGCAGGTGAAAGATGAATTTGGCGATTTGACAGTTTGGGGCAATTTTTctgatatttggaaaaaaagaagtCCATGATGGACACCAAGTTGCCTCGTTCAAAATTATCTGTGTACCTGTACATTCCCAATATCATAGGTTTGCTTGATCTTTATCATATTTTCCTCATTGCGCGTGCTTTCTCTTTGCTAGAAGAAAACTTTACATAAATTCTCaggaaaaaatatctcaagaacGAGTTCTCTTGTATTTCCATTTGGTTTTACATAATTTTGTTGCCTTTTGAATGAATGATTTCTGCTTATCTTGAGCGTGTAGGATACATAAGAATACTCATGAACTGCCTTGCCTTTGGCGTATGCTTTTCGAACAAAAAGTTATTTTCCATTCTATACCTAATCAGGTCAGAGTCAATCTTTTGGCCTCTTCTCTGTGTTGAGTTTTATAAGCTTTGCTATTTGTGAAACTAGTGCTTCATGCTTATTGAAATATTCCGTTTCAGCTTTGTTTGTGATGCCTTGGATGGCTACTTTGCCCGCAAGCTTAATCAAGGTATAAGTTGCACCCTGTATTATCACCATCATTAGTATGTTATTAATCTTTTAACTGAAGCGTAATGCAACTGATTGATCCATTATTTCAGCTCCCAACTagtaattttaatttggtgCGCCTCAATTTTCTTTGTTGCCACTCATGTTGTTAGATACATCAGTCAACAAAATGCTAAGTTATAGCAATCGTTTTCCCATGATCCATTTTAGTGGTAGAAAGTTTTCCGTCTGGGAACTTGCCACCTTTTGACATTTTGTCTTTCAAACGTAATTGTATCATGACAAGTGGTATTCAGTTATTAATTCAACTATCTGTAAAGAACTAACAAGTCCAGGAGGTTATAATTCTTTCCTACTGCAGGCACCATTAAACCATATATGTTATGAACACATTATAATATGCCAGTGCTTTCTATAGTTAACATCAAGCAGTTGGTGGAAGAGGAGCTTTTAAGAATCGTGATACAAAGAATACTGATAATGGTTGTTGTGCATCTGGAAAACTACCagaagcctctctctctctcagtgaaACACTGTCacctttttttataatgattaagatATGGAACTTGCTTTGATGATTTTAGCTTACATTACTTCTTAAACTGCTGAtatcaaacacacacacacacacagagaaagAGAGGTGATCTTATAATCTCTCTGTAATTCTTATCCTTTCCTTTTCCAGTTTCAACCTTTGGTGCTGTTTTGGACATGGTGACAGACAGGTGATCTTAATAATCGCTCCTCCTAATACCCCAATCCCAGcttcctctccatttttattTGTCTCCTAGAAACGTGTCATGCTTCCCTCCTTTCTATATTAATGTTAAAATTCTATTTGTTCTTTATAAATTCTCTATCAATGTAAATTCTATCTTTTCTTTCCAGGATTAGCACTGCTTGTCTTCTTGTCATCCTCTCTCAAGTTTATAGGTAAGATTAGTATTATTATCTCTCTCAAGTAAGATATGTGATAATATTCCtcttctattaatttaatatcCATGTTTTCAAATGCTCACTTAATTGTGTTTTTAATGGGATAATTTCCAGGCCTGGGTTGATCTTTTTGTCATTGCTTGCCTTAGATATTGCCAGCCATTGGCTGCAAATGTACAGGTATTTGTTTTTCACCATGTTTAGTCTAACCTTATTCATATTGGATCTGTCCAGAGTGGTTTACTCCAGAAGAAGAGTTCCCTCTGCTGTCAAATAAAAACCAAGTGGCCATGATTTGATGACTaccttcacttttttttttttgcagcacTTTTTTGTTCGGTAGGGCTAGTCATAAAGATGTAAAAGACAGCACAAATTGGCTTTTTAAGGCATACTATGGGAACAGGATATTTATGGCCTACTGTTGTGTGTCATGTGAGGTTGTTATTGTTACTCTGGACtatctttttaaaacatttattcCAATGATTATTACTATTCTCTTGAAATGATTTTATGGCTTCTACAGGTTCTTTACATTATTCTATTTCTTGTtgcaaaaaaccaaacaaatgaTGTGATTGATGTAAGCCTCTATTTTGTTTGTTCAtggcatatttttttctttttccttttgactTGAACATTAGGTGGTAATCTAGTTACTGTCTTCACATTGTAGGTTTTAGTATATACTGCAAAACAGAATTCACTCCTGTCTCTTTTAGTTGCTTTAGCTCTGTTTGGCTGGGCAATCAAGCAAGCAATCAACATAATTCAGGTAATATATAGACATGTATCTGCTTTATTGAATCTCATGTCCCTCAAATTCTGTATGGAATTGAGAAATGTTCCCAGATgttctttaataatttttcccTGATCACTGTTTTTTGCAAATCCATGAATTTGGTTGGTGAAAGCTgcttttgttatatttcttgTTCTAAAAcatgtttgattttttcaaaatttatgcAATGTGAATGCACGTGGTCGCTATTTTTTGGAGTCTTTTATATGGTTGACATTGATGgtagatgaagaaaatgaatcatTTGGGTCATAATTCAGCCACATGCTGCATAAGAAATGTTAGATGATTATAGAATTGCCTATTTGATTCTGGGAAATTATTTGAAGGTGCTAAAGTTTTGAGCACAGGATTAGGATCTGAGAACATAGGTATGCCTGCCAATGGTAGAATAGTCTGCTGGCATGGGTTTTGGCCCTTTGGATCCTTGAAACCTCATTTTCATGAGTAATTAATGTATAGTGTAAAAGTATTGGGGTATGGTAGAGTGAGCAACAGATTTGTGATAGTGAATTACAATTGTAGGATTCATGCTGACAAGGATCTCGTGTAATTAAACCATTGTGAATTTGGAGTATTAGTAACTGTTATGCTAGTTGGGTTTTGTAATTAGTGATCGCCAATATTTCATTAATGATAAGCATGTTCATGGTGCATCACGTACAACATCTATTGAAGGACGTTAGCTGGGATACCAGATTTACATCTACGTTACCATACCTCGGCATTCGCTGCCCATCTGGCTGGCAGATGTGCCTGCTGATTTTGCCTCTTGGCATTGCCAGGGTTATTGTTAGTCTTCatacaaatcaaattaatgaCATTCCCAGTGATCCAGTCAGGGGTCTCCTTCCTTTGTCGGGATAAATTGCTTCCTTAAAAAATggaggatgaaaaaaaaatgtagcctGAAATCAAAGATCAACGTAAggtattcatatatatatatatatatatatatatatatatatatttttgtaagtaaaaatattagatatatatcaaaaggagtaaccaagtacactgaatgtatacaagagaacaccTTGCTCATAATAGAAAGCCTCTAATAacccaaaaagcccgtgaaaaaCAACCTAAAATACACCAAGCCGGACCCCAACCCCTTACTttccgtagaactaaaactctacccaaaaACCCCACCCCAACCTCTTGTTttcccgtcttcacaatgccctccctttagacttccctctagatgagctaccacccttagcgttGTAGTTGATTCCCGAAAAAAAACgttgtaactccctgcttttcttaaaacttgatttggtttcaagcatgTAGCTTGCCTTGATCGCcgtaattagttttttaaattggtcttcacatcctccatgtgaaattcccacaAAATGCttaatctcgttaactttaggtagaatccaatccgctattagaggaagagagaccaggggagccacAATATCTCCAGACACAGTATCCAAATGCACCAACGCCAAATCCATATTCAAATCTCGTACCTCCTCAACAACTCCATTGGTCTCTCCAATGGTATGACATCAAGTCCCTTTACCTTTGGTGACCCTTGATGTGCAACTTCAGTGGGTCCCTTCACCAATGGTCTAagaccattttccttcaactctgacGAGGGAGCCATAGTCTCTTCGAGTACAGAAGTCACCTGAGGCAAATGACATTCCATTGCAGATGTCTCTACGTTGATACCCGATGTAGAAcccacttcaaataacccagacttccttttgacccgccatactctTCTGGATCTGGGTATAGGAACAGGGCCGAATCCAATTTTCCGTTTTCCTTTACCTGAGTTTAAAGGATTCGATCCTATCTTAGTCTTGTTCCTTACAACCCTATTAGCTCCAGTTGAAAGCAGGTCTATTTTTGTAGACAAAAAAGCTATCGTTGCCTTCAATTtgacaagttgggtttccattTCCTTTAAGGAATTATGCATTGCGACAAGCTGGTTCTGTGGCGTGATCTACAAACCATTTCCATCAATCCCCTCACTATGAACCCCTGAAGCA carries:
- the LOC109006694 gene encoding CDP-diacylglycerol--inositol 3-phosphatidyltransferase 1-like, which produces MMDTKLPRSKLSVYLYIPNIIGYIRILMNCLAFGVCFSNKKLFSILYLISFVCDALDGYFARKLNQVSTFGAVLDMVTDRISTACLLVILSQVYRPGLIFLSLLALDIASHWLQMYSTFLFGRASHKDVKDSTNWLFKAYYGNRIFMAYCCVSCEVLYIILFLVAKNQTNDVIDVLVYTAKQNSLLSLLVALALFGWAIKQAINIIQMKTAADLCVLYDINKKQRP